The Ananas comosus cultivar F153 linkage group 24, ASM154086v1, whole genome shotgun sequence DNA window AATGCCCCTCTAAGCTCTTCATAACCCTTGTACACCTTGAGATCCAGTTTCCTCAGATAGGGAGCTCCATCCATGCTCACCTTCACATATTTCGCGGCGTTTTCTTCCGCGTCGTCGCTCTTCCTCCCCCGAAAGCTGTTCATTCGATACGCCCGCACCGGTGGCCATCCGACTACTTGCGCCCTATTCGCCATATTTATGTACATAAATCAGGATCGATCACAACTTACACTCTTGCAAACATATATGAATATCATGCTCggtatatttttttgatttactcAAGAAATTGGTATATTTAGATTTGGATTTGAATGGAACAGCATATACGacatataagttattttttcatAGTAAGATAAAACATCCTACAGGTTGATATATACTGTTCTGCCAAATCATGGACAACCAGACCatataaaaagttttttaaaaaaaatcaaacttaatACTCACAATCATACTAAAAAATTCTTGTAGCGAATGACTTGTTCTTGGATAATTTACTCAAACATCCAAACGGGACCTTTGTGTCTTTTTAAGTAGATTTTCAATTCACAAACAATCGAAGTCTCCAAGCAAGAACAACACATATCAACTTACTTAGGCGGAGGAGCCAAAATCTTGCGCTCCATCTCCTCGGTTTCATCCATCCTCGATCGACAAGACTCGTCGTCGGAGTCGGGTATCGGTCGCTTGTTGCATTTCGTAGCCATCGTCGTCGGTTTCTCCGGCATGTCACTGCCCGGAGGCCGTAGGGTTAGCTCGGTCGCCTTGAGATTCTCGATATCGTTGTTCCCGTGGCTCGCCATAAATCTTTCCAATATCAACCAATCGATCTCGGCGCAATTCGAATTCGAGTTTTTCGCTACACAACTTCTTGATGCAAATTAACTCAACCAAGAAagattatgatgatgatgatacatGAAGTAATCAATGGAGGAGAtgttaattatatgtatatatatataaactttatcAGAGAAGAGTAGTACTACAGGGTGGAATATATTaacatattattaattttgttaagTTATTAAATTTCATAACATGAATGCATATGAAGGTGTTATTTGGTTGAGACATGGACACGGAGGCATGTTGGAGGGCGAGGGGACACGATCCAAGAAAATGCCGGTCCAGACCGGAGACAAGATGCGGACCGGGCCAGGCCGCCGGTTTGGACTGTCGGCTCGGACCGGGACAGCTTGGATTCCCTAGATTCGGTTCAGACCATTAAACTATTCCCACACACCCGGTGCGCCGTGCACCGCACTTTATATTCcataattagtatttttaaattaattcaaaatttataaaaagacttatttTCTAATAAGTGTCGTGTAGTTTTAAAGCCTATTGTTTTTGTACGAGACGTGCTCGATTCGGTGTTTAGAGGCTTAAATCTCTACTTGACTCGAAAATACTTACGGTGGAGATTTTCTACAACACAGTAAAAAAAGTCatcagttttaattttaaagataaaatttcATACATCTATGTGcttgtatattatttttgtttctacATCCGTTCCGACATTATTATTTCGTACTAGTCCTATTTTCGTTGCTTGGTATTATATCTATTcagctaaaatttaaataattttctatgcatagtataaacttaattataaacttGAACTTTCAAGAAGTAACTGGTTAAATAAGCTCAGTATCTTAAATAATCAAGTTATTTTACCAAATCAATACAAAATCTGAATGAGTCGAGCTGTTGTGTTTTGATCATAGAAAataagtatttgaaattttataatttttaatatattagaacttttgaatGCCATAAATAAGAAGAAacgtataaaataataatttttagatcactataatattttattttgtttagaaaTGCAGCAGTGTACGGTGCACCGGGTTTATgcgatattttttttggtatttggaCCGGGTCGTGCGGATCCGTGGACCCGAGTGTCGCCCATGTGGGTGGAAACAGGTTCTTTGGGCGGCTTACGTTTCAAAGTGAGAGGTGGGAAACTCAAAGACATGTGGCCCATGATTTACTCATGTGTTCATGTTCTCCATCAATTTAGAattggtttttattttattttttattttttattttgaggttaTATTAGATCCTAACCGTTCCCCATTTTATTTACGTTGAT harbors:
- the LOC109728750 gene encoding auxin-induced protein 22D-like, with the translated sequence MASHGNNDIENLKATELTLRPPGSDMPEKPTTMATKCNKRPIPDSDDESCRSRMDETEEMERKILAPPPKAQVVGWPPVRAYRMNSFRGRKSDDAEENAAKYVKVSMDGAPYLRKLDLKVYKGYEELRGALQAMFKCFSSVGMEGSDEYEYAITYEDKDGDWMLVGDVPWEMFISSCKRMRIMKGTEARGLSSCA